One genomic segment of Agromyces intestinalis includes these proteins:
- a CDS encoding carbohydrate ABC transporter permease, translating to MSLTRTGAARAAAADPARDDSTRAIVAPHHARRGGGPGRRKHPTTIAGIALRTPYWVLTAALALLFLYPLIWTAVSSVSPLAGTNQTDGWGFGNYITLANYQAGVWVYLFNSVFVSLLTVALTLGVSLLGGYAFARFRFPGKDLLFLATLAILMVPYATLLIPLYVLLNTVGLSNSLVGVSLVLAMFQLPFSMFMMRISFESIPREMDEAAMVDGCSSWTVLWRVLVPAVKPGLITVGLFAFLAAWNDFMAPLILINDSNRMTLPLAISNLRGQVQGVVDYGATEAGVVVLALPCILLFLILQRHYVRGFMSGAFKG from the coding sequence ATGAGCCTGACTCGCACCGGCGCGGCCCGCGCCGCCGCCGCCGACCCGGCTCGTGACGACTCGACGCGCGCGATCGTCGCGCCGCATCATGCCCGCCGGGGCGGCGGGCCCGGCCGCCGGAAGCATCCGACCACCATCGCGGGCATCGCGCTGCGCACGCCCTATTGGGTGCTGACTGCCGCGCTCGCCCTGCTGTTCCTCTACCCGCTGATCTGGACGGCCGTATCGAGCGTGTCGCCGCTGGCCGGCACGAACCAGACCGACGGCTGGGGCTTCGGCAACTACATCACGCTCGCGAACTACCAGGCGGGCGTCTGGGTGTACCTGTTCAACTCGGTCTTCGTGTCGCTGCTGACCGTGGCGCTCACGCTCGGGGTGTCGCTGCTCGGCGGGTACGCGTTCGCCAGGTTCCGGTTCCCCGGCAAGGATCTGCTGTTCCTCGCGACGCTCGCGATCCTGATGGTGCCGTACGCGACGCTGCTCATCCCGCTGTACGTGCTGCTCAACACCGTGGGCCTGTCGAACTCGCTCGTCGGGGTGTCGCTCGTGCTCGCGATGTTCCAGCTGCCGTTCTCGATGTTCATGATGCGGATCTCGTTCGAGTCGATCCCCCGCGAGATGGACGAGGCGGCGATGGTCGACGGCTGCAGCTCGTGGACCGTGCTCTGGCGGGTGCTCGTGCCCGCGGTGAAGCCGGGGCTCATCACGGTGGGCCTGTTCGCGTTCCTCGCGGCGTGGAACGACTTCATGGCCCCGCTCATCCTCATCAACGACTCGAACCGCATGACCCTGCCGCTGGCGATCTCGAACCTGCGCGGCCAGGTGCAGGGCGTCGTCGACTACGGCGCCACCGAGGCCGGCGTGGTCGTGCTTGCGCTGCCGTGCATCCTGCTCTTCCTGATCCTCCAACGTCACTACGTGCGCGGCTTCATGTCGGGCGCCTTCAAGGGATGA
- a CDS encoding carbohydrate ABC transporter permease, whose product MSTLSQPAALRQRRRGRRATGALAGWLYALPTALFVLGLFLIPLALVVQMSASDWPLLGGNQGWNLPQNYSDAVSNRFFWDSVGFTLKYTVLTTVILLALSLGLALLVQESTRWKGLLRTSFLVPSALGLASASLLFYVLYSPIAGPFAGLMKSWGFTFLGTPEGALWSTIFLIVWRYAGFYMLLMLVGLQGIPDDVYEAARIDGASRWQTFRTITLPLLRPTLALTTVLCVTGSLLAFEQFYILTKGGPDNSTITIVQLIYNVAFQGQNDLGIAGALSVIVLLALIVINVAQIRAFNRKAED is encoded by the coding sequence GTGAGCACCCTCAGCCAGCCGGCAGCGCTCCGGCAACGTCGACGTGGCCGTCGCGCCACCGGGGCGCTCGCCGGCTGGCTGTACGCCCTGCCCACCGCGCTGTTCGTGCTCGGGCTGTTCCTCATCCCGCTCGCGCTCGTCGTGCAGATGTCGGCCAGCGACTGGCCGCTGCTCGGCGGCAACCAGGGGTGGAACCTCCCGCAGAACTACTCCGACGCGGTGAGCAACCGGTTCTTCTGGGACTCGGTCGGGTTCACCCTGAAGTACACCGTGCTCACCACGGTGATCCTGCTCGCGCTGAGCCTCGGCCTCGCGTTGCTGGTACAGGAGTCGACGAGGTGGAAGGGCCTGCTGCGCACGTCGTTCCTGGTGCCCAGCGCACTCGGCCTGGCATCCGCATCGCTGCTGTTCTACGTGCTGTACTCGCCGATCGCCGGGCCCTTCGCCGGGCTGATGAAGTCGTGGGGGTTCACCTTCCTCGGCACCCCCGAGGGTGCGCTCTGGTCGACGATCTTCCTCATCGTCTGGCGGTACGCGGGGTTCTACATGCTGCTCATGCTCGTGGGCCTGCAGGGCATCCCCGACGACGTGTACGAGGCGGCGCGCATCGACGGGGCATCCCGGTGGCAGACGTTCCGCACCATCACCCTCCCGCTGCTGCGCCCGACCCTCGCGCTGACCACCGTGCTGTGCGTGACGGGGTCGCTGCTCGCGTTCGAGCAGTTCTACATCCTCACCAAGGGCGGGCCCGACAACTCGACCATCACCATCGTGCAGCTCATCTACAACGTGGCGTTCCAGGGCCAGAACGACCTGGGCATCGCGGGCGCGCTCAGCGTGATCGTGCTGCTCGCCCTCATCGTGATCAACGTCGCGCAGATCCGCGCGTTCAACCGGAAGGCCGAGGACTGA